Proteins co-encoded in one Sulfurimonas sp. HSL1-2 genomic window:
- a CDS encoding class 1 fructose-bisphosphatase has product MQTLAPVFEAIERAAHRIHEAITNEDTDYSAHSNQSGDVQLKLDIQSDLIIAEEFSRIPLVKAIASEEKEEEEILHEDGQLCIAYDPLDGSSLIDVDLSVGSIFGIYDGEWSAQKMIASVYVVYGPRTEMVTAYKNNVRHYTWRHGRFKELEQIKIGEKGKLNAPGGTQQHWPSHHKQLIDGLFGEGYRLRYSGGMVPDLHQILLKGGGLFSYPGTTDKPDGKLRKLFEVFPFAFVYEMAGGEAVDEKGNRLMDLPCSDPHETTPCFFGSKYEIGKVKAAYGAE; this is encoded by the coding sequence ATGCAGACTCTCGCCCCCGTCTTTGAAGCCATCGAACGTGCCGCGCACCGTATTCACGAAGCGATCACCAACGAAGATACCGATTACTCGGCCCACTCCAACCAGTCCGGAGACGTTCAGCTCAAGCTCGACATCCAGAGCGACCTGATCATCGCCGAGGAGTTTTCCCGCATTCCGCTCGTCAAGGCGATCGCCAGCGAGGAGAAAGAGGAGGAGGAGATCCTGCACGAAGACGGGCAGCTCTGCATCGCCTACGACCCCCTCGACGGCTCCAGCCTGATCGACGTCGACCTGAGCGTCGGCTCCATTTTCGGCATCTACGACGGCGAATGGAGCGCGCAGAAAATGATCGCTTCCGTCTACGTCGTCTACGGCCCGCGCACCGAAATGGTGACGGCCTACAAGAACAACGTCCGCCACTACACCTGGCGCCACGGCCGCTTCAAAGAGCTCGAGCAGATCAAAATCGGCGAAAAGGGCAAGCTCAACGCGCCGGGCGGCACCCAGCAGCACTGGCCTTCCCACCACAAACAGCTCATCGACGGCCTCTTTGGCGAGGGGTACCGCCTGCGCTACTCCGGCGGTATGGTCCCTGACCTGCACCAGATCCTGCTCAAAGGGGGCGGCCTCTTCAGCTACCCGGGCACGACCGATAAACCCGACGGCAAACTGCGCAAGCTTTTCGAAGTTTTCCCGTTTGCGTTCGTCTATGAGATGGCCGGCGGCGAGGCGGTCGACGAGAAAGGGAACCGCCTGATGGACCTGCCCTGCAGCGACCCGCATGAAACGACCCCCTGCTTCTTCGGCTCCAAATATGAAATCGGCAAGGTAAAAGCGGCCTATGGCGCAGAGTGA